The nucleotide window AGGAGGAGagacaaaaaaatcaaaggtatctttaaagaaaagcatttaatctAAACTGGAGCTGAAAGATTAGATTGTGCATCTCCATCTTTGAACTGGTTAAGATCTTTTAAACTATATAAACATGTACTTCTTGGGTTTGTAATGATTGGCTTGAGGATCCATTATAACGATGTAGCATTTGACCACTGTGTACTGCTGTAGGATTAACATTACTCAGTTGCAATTTCAATTCACCACACATATCTTTAACTACTTGCTGACAGGCATTATAGAAAATGAGACAAGAATCTTTCCCTGAAAGTGTCAGGTACTGATGACTGTCAGAGATGAAGTGCCAGCTCAGCTGAATCAACAGCCTTTCCTAATACATGACTAAGTGCTTAATACCCCAGTGCTCCTAGTGAATAATACTCTCTGAACCAGGGCACCTTGCTTTTTAGCCTTAAATTGCTGGCAGTGAAAATTAAGTCAAAGGCCTTTCATGGTGGTGTTGTACATATATTTATAgactgtgttttttttcttccttccaggtCTTGGCTTTTGTTACTCTATTATAAATGGCCCTACTAATGCAACAGTCCTTGCTGGTTCAGAAGTCCGGTTTAATTGTACTGTGTCGGTAGGATGGGTAATTCTCATTTGGCTGTCCAATGGAAATCCTGTCCTCACTGTCATCAATTCTCAAGGAGCTGTTGAAACATCAGACCGCTTCACCTCTCAAAATTATACCAGTAGCATTGGGTTTACCTCAGAGCTGATCATCCGCAACACCCAGCTGAGTGACTCTGGAAAAATTGAATGCAGCACCCAGCAACCTAGTGAGAACAGCTTTGCGTTTCTTTCTGTTCAAGGTGCGTATAGCCACCAATAGAAAGCTATTTTATTATGCTGCACTTAAAGGAATCCTCTGATGAATTGCTCAAATTATGCCTGTCAAGGAGTACATGCTCTCATTTACCATTCTTTGCCTCCTGTCCTCCTTGTCTTAATTTGACTGTCAAAGCAGGTTTCAAAGTCACATTCAGAGTACCGTTGACAAAGGTTATAGCTGcccttgttttttcctgttacatCTCTTATTCTTTACTGGATTTTATTAAAGCGCCTAAAGGCTATATCAGATTCACCAGCAGTCAGTCAAAAACTATCTTTTTGGCTAGAAATAGTATAGATTACCCCTACGCACATCTTTGTACTTGAACCTTCTGCTGTCTTTAGGGCGGATGTCCCTCCTGCTTTCTGACTCAGGAATCAGTCTGTATCCAGCTTATTTGAGTTTGATTTAATGGCATGTAGAAGTAAAGCCCTTGAGACACAAGGTGATACTCTTCATGTGATTCTGCTGCAAGCTACCATTTCCAAGGAACAAAGTTCCTATGTGTCAAGCACCTGCATATGagacctcttcctcctctctgaaGCATCAGTAGTGACAGTGGGCAGCCAATAAAGCAAAATCTAACCACCAGACGCTATCCATTTGTCAAAGATGTGCTTCATGCCATGAGAATATCTCATCATCTACCCATAAACCTTTCCTGATAAAATCCGAACATACTTAAAACTTAGAGAGAAACATTGTTATTTCGTTATGTTGTCCTTCAGCTGGAAATATATCAGGATAGCTGAAAAGTATAATTTCCTGCTTTTTATTGGAAAGTTACTGAAAGATGAGACTTGTGCTTTAGACATACTGGACAATGTGTCCATGAAGTTGCAATATCTGCATGTTTATATCATGCATATGGTGTATCTGTGTTAATAATGATTGTTTTTCACTTCGTATCTCAAGGCATAGCTATTTCTGGGTAGCAAGATAAGACTTAAAACTATCAGCAGGAAAGCAATGCAGCCAAATATTCTGAAGGAACAAAACATCTTTTCCCTCCTACAGTTAATGGATCTTTATTCATCAAAAATAGCACCTTAAcagtaaaagagaacaaaacaattGAAATTGTTTGTGAAGCCTTAGGATGGGCTCCATCTCCAGACATTACGTGGATGACAAATGACTCTGTCATTGATAAGTCGAGGTATGTCACCCAGCAAAGTCAAGGATCTAATGGCCTGCACAATGCACTGAGCATCCTAACTTTGACTCCGATGGACACTGAGATTTTGACTTGTTTAGCTGACATAGAAGCACTCCCTAACCCTCAGAATGCAACTGTAACTGTTATTTTTGTCACCTCTACTAT belongs to Strix uralensis isolate ZFMK-TIS-50842 chromosome 2, bStrUra1, whole genome shotgun sequence and includes:
- the IGSF5 gene encoding immunoglobulin superfamily member 5 isoform X2; amino-acid sequence: MERFQKFILLPLILTALLPGLGFCYSIINGPTNATVLAGSEVRFNCTVSVGWVILIWLSNGNPVLTVINSQGAVETSDRFTSQNYTSSIGFTSELIIRNTQLSDSGKIECSTQQPSENSFAFLSVQVNGSLFIKNSTLTVKENKTIEIVCEALGWAPSPDITWMTNDSVIDKSRYVTQQSQGSNGLHNALSILTLTPMDTEILTCLADIEALPNPQNATVTVIFVTSTIGSTYQNEIRKVSTEKKKDGNLENRQRHGSENQGYIPEELWNTEQIPRIASLPPMSSKFTVSAADLRTSSVPKVQPQRRTDYPISPKKIRNVTLV
- the IGSF5 gene encoding immunoglobulin superfamily member 5 isoform X1, whose translation is MERFQKFILLPLILTALLPGLGFCYSIINGPTNATVLAGSEVRFNCTVSVGWVILIWLSNGNPVLTVINSQGAVETSDRFTSQNYTSSIGFTSELIIRNTQLSDSGKIECSTQQPSENSFAFLSVQVNGSLFIKNSTLTVKENKTIEIVCEALGWAPSPDITWMTNDSVIDKSRYVTQQSQGSNGLHNALSILTLTPMDTEILTCLADIEALPNPQNATVTVIFVTSTIENDYSEDSRSTWVIVLAVVLSLVGIILLIIIVVVVVRCCCLKKKGSTYQNEIRKVSTEKKKDGNLENRQRHGSENQGYIPEELWNTEQIPRIASLPPMSSKFTVSAADLRTSSVPKVQPQRRTDYPISPKKIRNVTLV